From Camelus dromedarius isolate mCamDro1 chromosome 12, mCamDro1.pat, whole genome shotgun sequence, the proteins below share one genomic window:
- the MRGPRG gene encoding mas-related G-protein coupled receptor member G — translation MLGLWRTFNSVVSYITLAVSLGELVGNGLVLWHLGFHMKKGPFSVYVLHLTTADFLFLGCQVAVWAVQAALGGQGGLYLTVPFVAFSVGLWLLAAFSAERCLSDIFPTCYQGCRPRHTAGIVCGLIWALTPLTVLLPANACGQLPGGTRLQTCPWFHTASVAWLLTLACGASVAGLVLFIWVACCSQRQLPQFYGVVLGSVLLFFFCGLSYILYWILSSSLDLLLSWVPMQSFLRQPYSLSPLPTLLACIHCSSKPLIYFTTGRQPGKREPLREALQRSLGEGAPLGAGEVSLPMGRV, via the coding sequence ATGTTGGGGCTCTGGAGGACCTTCAACAGTGTGGTTTCCTACATCACCCTTGCCGTCAGCCTCGGGGAGCTGGTAGGGAACGGGCTGGTCCTCTGGCACCTCGGCTTCCACATGAAGAAGGGCCCCTTCTCCGTCTATGTCCTCCACCTGACCACCGCCGACTTCCTGTTCCTGGGCTGCCAGGTGGCCGTCTGGGCCGTGCAGGCCGCCCTGGGAGGCCAGGGCGGCCTCTACCTCACCGTCCCCTTCGTGGCCTTCTCCGTGGGGCTCTGGCTGTTGGCGGCCTTCAGCGCCGAGCGCTGCCTCTCCGACATCTTCCCCACCTGCTACCAGGGCTGCCGCCCCAGACACACAGCAGGCATCGTCTGTGGCCTGATCTGGGCCCTCACCCCGCTGACCGTGCTGCTGCCCGCCAACGCCTGCGGCCAGCTGCCGGGCGGCACGCGCCTGCAGACCTGCCCTTGGTTCCACACAGCCAGTGTCGCGTGGCTGCTGACCCTGGCCTGCGGGGCCTCCGTGGCCGGGCTGGTCCTCTTCATCTGGGTGGCCTGCTGCTCCCAGCGGCAGCTCCCCCAGTTCTACGGTGTCGTCCTGGGCTCCGTGCTCCTGTTCTTCTTCTGCGGCCTCTCCTACATCTTGTACTGGATCCTGAGCAGCAGCCTGGACCTCCTGCTGTCCTGGGTCCCCATGCAGTCCTTTTTACGCCAACCGTACTCgctctccccactgcccacgCTCCTGGCCTGCATCCACTGCAGCTCCAAGCCACTCATCTACTTCACGACAGGCCGGCAGCCAGGCAAGCGAGAGCCACTGCGGGAGGCTCTCCAGCggtccctgggggagggggccccgCTGGGGGCCGGGGAAGTGTCTCTGCCCATGGGCCGCGTGTAG